A part of Fusarium graminearum PH-1 chromosome 3, whole genome shotgun sequence genomic DNA contains:
- a CDS encoding cytokinesis protein sepA, with protein sequence MSDKTRQSSGGRSLFSRSKHKEKRLNEDLRYPADDAASFRSSRHKRESSAISFDGRPESSDGGINQMAGVITSIPYDTIGGGSRSPVPVEYLPKGEQMPVRRGEPLPHHLNQNGQDYHQYPSWDGSGQSGARSPGRQPAGFGYPNANVTMASTGRQTQYQQWGPARGSSSHSNNAPNPRYDSLMSSTARGSADNLSIQSGNSRHAHTMISRSPRTAMPSASSQSSYAASQYSNRDSHRFTKFPSGPPPGQSDPQGGFYFPKPDDDNVVEQMFLQLMQKRGWHNLPEQARRQMMAYPAQKKWTLLYQDRLTEWQGEQKRRQTARPTQYTATPDITTYSDEEGTPEWYVRRVMEDRLDTKGMGSLEVNLRTQQIGWVKRFVECQGQVALMTLLLKINRKTAQGPAQDSGRIDRGLDREYDIIKCVKALMNNKFGADDALIHQKVMVALASSLISPRLTTRKLVSEIITFLCTWGENSEGHLKVIQALDEVKVASGENGRFDAWMRLVEVTIDGRGKMGSLVGASEELRTGGIGMENLLMEYAVATLMLVNMIIDSPERDLELRIHIRAQFTACGIKRILTKMEEFQYELLDKQIERFRTNEAIDYEDMLERENSSIKDDVEGEVKDLTDPVQIADAIQQRLQGTKTQDYFISALQHLMLIRANDGEERLRMFQLVDSMLSYVAMDRRLPNMDLKQSLNFTVQSLLDKLHTDSEARQAQDEALESRQIAEAAMAERDEVKAQLELGADGLVAKLQRQLEEQARFIDAQRRQADGLKAELDSMQTMRAKEAQRYELETRELYLMLRDAQDVAASKAIKSANVTASKTAPPEDPARMQGILDRNRLMERLQMQIERQKTQYKLEGRVWGDAVGPSDRLRALREEMDDRPGTPPGGGTPPRDFTNSVLGSINRNTKIPRKPLKRRSDGEVIEEDDETEGEDGVVYEKPRIVEMKRPTIDAKQQAGLLGEIGSKVKKYDGSDSEDDTTGPSHPSMETSSPITPPGDGETPKIEVTAAGAAPPPPPPPPPPLPMPGQLSGAPPPPPPPPPPPMPGQIPGGPPPPPPPPPMPGMLGGPPPPPPPPPMPGAGGMPPPPPPPMPGGAMSGHYLSRQPAFGATPGIGLPVVRPKKKLKALHWEKVDAPETSHWAAHTPSAEAREEKYQELSKKGILDEVEKLFMAKEIKKIGMGGSSKKDDKKQIISSDLRKAYEIAFAKFSQHSVEKVVQSIIQCDSEILDNVVVMDFLQKDDLCNIPDNTSKQMAPYSKDWTGPEAKSQTRELDPTELTRQDQLYLYTAFELHHYWKSRMRALALTRSFEQEYEEINDKIRQVVTVSESLRDSVSLMNVLGLILDIGNYMNDANKQARGFKLSSLARLGMVKDDKNESTLADLVERIVRNQYPEWETFADDINGVMTVQKINIEQLQADAKRYIDNIRNIQMSLDSGNLSDPKKFHPQDRVSQVVQRIMKDARRKSEQMELYLEEMMRTYKDIMVFYGEDPADDGARRDFFAKLALFVGEWKKSRDKNVQVEETRRRNEASMKRKHTAQLKLTSNSTEAGPISPSNTGAMDSLLEKLRAAAPQARDQRDRRRRARLKDRHQVRVASGQKIPDIDEIPEAEATIKAAEAPSEDDSTVLSPGMSSPRSGGDDLADRAAALLQGMRSGDGADDENPERRETLRKARRQTAEEERRLRRRRRDRTATNQSEENAEEHKEESRPESKGGEDEAAKEQHSEAEPPTEDDVPTPKADAAGDGAVEEDHGEKA encoded by the exons ATGTCTGACAAGACTAGACAGTCCTCTGGCGGCCGGTCTCTCTTCTCGCGAAGTAAGCACAAGGAGAAACGCTTAAATGAGGACTTGAGATACCCCGCAGACGATGCAGCCAGCTTTCGGTCCTCGCGCCATAAGCGAGAGTCGTCTGCTATTTCGTTTGACGGTCGCCCAGAGTCCTCCGACGGCGGTATCAACCAGATGGCCGGGGTTATAACTTCGATTCCATACGACACCATCGGGGGCGGGTCACGCTCTCCAGTTCCTGTCGAATACTTGCCCAAGGGCGAGCAGATGCCGGTGCGCCGAGGAGAACCTCTTCCACACCACCTCAATCAAAATGGCCAAGACTATCACCAATATCCAAGCTGGGACGGGTCAGGCCAGTCTGGGGCCCGTTCTCCAGGGCGCCAGCCTGCTGGTTTCGGTTATCCCAATGCAAATGTTACCATGGCTTCGACAGGACGCCAGACTCAATATCAGCAATGGGGCCCTGCCAGGGGCAGTTCGTCTCATTCAAATAATGCCCCTAACCCCCGATACGACTCATTAATGTCTTCCACTGCTCGAGGCTCAGCAGACAACTTGAGCATACAGTCAGGTAATTCGCGCCACGCTCATACTATGATATCTCGCTCACCAAGAACAGCAATGCCAAGTGCGTCTTCTCAAAGCTCCTATGCTGCTTCGCAGTACTCAAATCGCGATTCCCACCGATTCACCAAATTTCCCTCGGGTCCTCCTCCAGGACAAAGCGACCCTCAGGGTGGTTTCTATTTCCCGAAACCCGATGACGATAATGTGGTCGAGCAGATGTTTCTGCAGCTGATGCAGAAGCGAGGATGGCACAACCTCCCTGAGCAAGCCAGGAGACAGATGATGGCCTACCCGGCCCAAAAGAAGTGGACGTTGCTCTATCAAGATCGACTCACCGAGTGGCAGGGCGAGCAAAAGCGCCGACAAACAGCACGACCGACACAGTATACCGCGACCCCCGATATCACGACTTATTCCGACGAGGAAGGCACTCCAGAATGGTATGTCCGACGAGTTATGGAGGACCGACTTGACACGAAGGGTATGGGAAGTTTGGAGGTAAACCTAAGGACTCAGCAGATTGGTTGGGTAAAGAGATTTGTCGAGTGTCAGGGACAGGTCGccttgatgaccttgctACTTAAGATCAACCGCAAGACGGCACAGGGACCTGCCCAAGACAGTGGCCGCATCGACAGAGGCCTTGACCGCGAGtacgacatcatcaagtgTGTAAAAGCATTGATGAACAACAAATTTGGTGCCGATGATGCCTTGATACACCAGAAAGTCATGGTGGCACTCGCCAGCTCGCTCATTTCTCCTCGACTCACCACGCGAAAGCTTGTCAGTGAAATCATCACCTTCTTGTGTACATGGGGAGAGAATTCCGAAGGTCACTTGAAGGTCATTCAAGCTCTCGATGAAGTCAAAGTAGCATCAGGAGAAAATGGGCGATTTGATGCTTGGATGCGCCTGGTCGAGGTTACCATCGATGGCAGGGGCAAGATGGGAAGTTTGGTCGGCGCCAGTGAAGAGTTGAGGACTGGTGGTATTGGAATGGAGAACCTGCTTATGGAATATGCCGTCGCGACCCTCATGCTTGTCAACATGATAATCGATTCGCCCGAGAGAGACTTGGAGTTGAGGATACACATTCGAGCTCAGTTTACAGCATGTGGCATCAAGCGAATCTTgacgaagatggaggagttCCAATACGAACTCCTGGACAAGCAGATCGAGCGATTCCGAACCAATGAGGCCATTGACTATGAGGATATGTTGGAAAGGGaaaacagcagcatcaaggaCGACGTAGAGGGCGAAGTCAAGGATCTCACTGATCCCGTTCAAATTGCGGATGCTATTCAGCAGCGTCTTCAGGGTACCAAGACCCAGGATTACTTCATTTCAGCTCTGCAGCATCTTATGCTCATCCGTGCCAACGACGGCGAAGAGCGGCTACGCATGTTCCAGCTGGTCGATTCAATGCTGAGCTACGTCGCTATGGATAGGCGATTGCCGAACATGGATCTTAAGCAGAGTCTCAATTTCACAGTCCAAAGTCTGTTAGACAAGCTGCATACAGATTCGGAAGCCAGACAGGCACAGGATGAAGCCCTCGAATCGCGACAGATCGCCGAAGCCGCTATGGCGGAGCGCGATGAGGTGAAGGCTCAGCTGGAGCTGGGTGCCGATGGATTAGTTGCCAAGTTGCAGAGGCAACTGGAGGAGCAAGCTAGGTTTATCGATGCTCAAAGGAGACAGGCGGATGGACTCAAAGCCGAATTGGATAGCATGCAGACTATGCGAGCTAAGGAAGCGCAGCGGTATGAGCTGGAGACAAGAGAGTTGTACTTGATGCTTCGAGACGCTCAAGATGTTGCAGCATCCAAAGCCATCAAGAGTGCAAATGTCACCGCCAGCAAGACTGCACCTCCCGAGGACCCTGCTCGCATGCAAGGTATTCTGGACCGCAACCGTCTCATGGAGCggctgcagatgcagatcGAGCGACAAAAGACACAATACAAGCTTGAGGGACGTGTGTGGGGAGATGCTGTCGGACCCTCAGATCGTCTTCGAGCTCTCCgtgaggagatggatgacaGACCCGGAACACCTCCTGGCGGTGGAACGCCTCCCCGAGACTTCACAAACAGTGTATTGGGCAGCATCAACCGCAACACGAAGATCCCCCGCAAGCCTCTCAAGAGACGTTCTGATGGCGAAGTTATcgaagaggacgatgagaccgagggcgaggatggcGTTGTCTACGAGAAGCCCAGAATCGTTGAGATGAAGCGACCAACGATTGACGCTAAGCAACAAGCTGGTCTGCTCGGTGAGATCGGCTCCAAGGTTAAGAAGTATGATGGTAGCGACTCTGAGGATGACACAACCGGTCCTTCACACCCTAGTATGGAGACTTCGTCACCCATCACTCCTCCAGGCGATGGCGAAACACCCAAGATTGAGGTCACTGCTGCTGGCGCTGctcctccgcctcctccgccgccgcctccaCCACTACCTATGCCTGGCCAGCTCTCTGGAgctccaccaccacctcctccacctccgccTCCCCCTATGCCTGGCCAAATCCCTGGAGgacctccaccacctccgccGCCTCCTCCCATGCCAGGTATGCTTGGTGGACCACCTCCGCCTCCCCCACCTCCCCCAATGCCTGGTGCTGGAGGTATGCcgcctcctccacctcctccaatGCCTGGTGGTGCTATGTCTGGGCACTATTTGTCTCGACAACCCGCTTTCGGGGCCACCCCAGGCATTGGCTTGCCTGTTGTCCgccccaagaagaagctcaaagctTTGCATTGGGAGAAGGTTGACGCCCCTGAGACCAGTCACTGGGCGGCACACACCCCCTCTGCTGAGGCTCGGGAGGAGAAGTATCAGGAGCTTAGCAAGAAAGGTATTCtcgacgaggttgagaagctaTTTATGGCaaaggagatcaagaagattggCATGGGAGGCTCCTCTAAGaaggacgacaagaagcaaaTCATTTCTTCTGATCTCCGTAAAGCTTATG AAATCGCTTTTGCCAAGTTTTCGCAGCACTCTGTTGAGAAGGTTGTTCAGTCAATCATCCAATGTGATTCAGAAATTTTGGATAATGTTGTTGTGATGGACTTCCTGCAGAAGGACGATTTGTGCAACATCCCTGACAACACAAGTAAACAAATGGCGCCATACAGCAAGGACTGGACAGGCCCTGAGGCCAAGTCTCAGACCCGTGAACTCGATCCCACTGAGCTCACCCGTCAAGATCAGCTTTACCTCTACACGGCCTTTGAGCTGCACCACTACTGGAAGAGTCGAATGAGAGCACTTGCTCTCACCAGAAGCTTCGAGCAAGAGTACGAAgagatcaacgacaagatcagaCAAGTTGTTACAGTGTCTGAGTCGCTACGTGATTCCGTTTCATTGATGAATGTTCTTGGTCTTATTTTGGATATTGGTAATTACATGAACGACGCGAACAAGCAAGCACGTGGTTTCAAGCTCAGTTCCTTGGCACGATTGGGTATGGTAAAggacgacaagaacgagtCAACACTGGCCGATCTCGTGGAGCGTATCGTCCGGAACCAGTACCCCGAGTGGGAGACTTTCGCTGATGATATCAACGGCGTTATGACTGTGCAAAAGATCAACATCGAGCAACTGCAGGCGGATGCAAAGAGGTACATCGATAATATTCGAAACATTCAGATGTCCCTGGATTCAGGTAACCTGAGCGACCCCAAGAAGTTCCATCCCCAGGACCGAGTCAGCCAAGTCGTCCAACGCATTATGAAGGATGCCAGACGGAAATCTGAACAGATGGAGCTGTAcctggaagagatgatgaggacatACAAGGACATTATGGTATTCTATGGTGAAGATCCTGCCGACGATGGAGCCCGCCGGGATTTCTTCGCCAAGTTGGCGCTCTTCGTGGGCGAGTGGAAGAAGTCTCGTGACAAGAACGTACAGGTTGAGGAAACGAGGAGACGTAACGAGGCATCGATGAAGCGAAAGCATACGGCGCAGCTCAAGCTtaccagcaacagcaccgAAGCTGGACCTATATCTCCTTCCAACACCGGTGCAATGGATTCCCTACTGGAGAAACTGCGTGCAGCTGCGCCCCAAGCTCGGGATCAGAGAGACCGAAGAAGGCGAGCGCGACTCAAGGATCGTCACCAGGTGCGTGTTGCTTCTGGACAAAAGATCCCAGACATCGACGAGATCCCAGAAGCAGAGGCAACTATCAAGGCTGCAGAAGCACCAAGCGAAGACGACTCGACCGTACTCAGCCCTGGTATGTCATCACCTCGCTCAGGTGGGGATGATCTAGCAGACAGGGCGGCTGCTTTGTTGCAAGGCATGCGCAGTGGAGATGGTGCAGATGACGAGAATCCTGAGAGGAGGGAAACGCTTCGCAAGGCTAGACGGCAGACAGcggaggaagaaagaaggttaAGGAGGCGGCGGAGGGATAGGACGGCAACGAACCAGTCAGAAGAGAACGCAGAGGAGCACAAAGAAGAGTCCAGACCAGAGTCCAAGGGCGGAGAAGACGAGGCAGCGAAAGAGCAACACAGTGAAGCTGAACCGCCTACAGAGGACGATGTACCAACGCCCAAGGCAGATGCTGCAGGTGATGGTGCGGTAGAGGAAGACCATGGAGAAAAGGcatga